One segment of Arcanobacterium haemolyticum DSM 20595 DNA contains the following:
- a CDS encoding ABC transporter ATP-binding protein/permease has protein sequence MPRQRSSAPRVISPEGSRGTRMTALLRILVELSIAAALIVLGHQLAYYIGGDAVPVSGWVLAAVFAVLAGVCGFFEITVGAAAARAEEKRIRTVLLTRVFASKSLPKNDSEAFSAPRLIQLMSDNAERLTDFRQQYLGSTIAALITPALLVTYITAAIDWRLGLGMAISVPVVPLLIGGFMRLFRGISARSRAERAQLTTQYLDAIRNLTTIRLFGAGPRLEGQLRAQGEKNRRAIMRILAGNQIVIIVLDGVFSLMFVCWSVLLISWGIDAGRLTLPGALSALFLLVLLLEPLNQVAGFFYIGMGGMAAQRAISRYVASHPLPETRVAASGAQASDSRAIRIENVSYDYGRGTVVAGVSLGADDGETIALVGPSGVGKSTILGLLKGALPVQDGTVVVANNDLSTLSPADARKLAASVSQTTWLFQGTIADNLRLVRPDATDTELWAALERAHVADDVRGMPLELNTDVGERGSRLSGGQAQRISLARAFLSGRTILFLDEPTSHVDVDSEARIIDAIAGIGKDLTVVLVTHREALLSLADRVYTVNNGTVNGAGNGVTEHEGERA, from the coding sequence GTGCCTAGACAACGTTCTTCGGCCCCGCGAGTCATTTCCCCGGAAGGCTCGCGCGGCACACGCATGACCGCGCTTTTGCGCATTTTGGTTGAGCTTTCGATCGCCGCCGCGCTGATCGTGCTGGGACACCAGCTTGCTTACTATATTGGCGGAGATGCGGTTCCAGTTTCCGGCTGGGTACTGGCCGCGGTTTTCGCCGTGCTTGCGGGCGTGTGCGGCTTCTTCGAAATTACGGTGGGAGCGGCAGCCGCGCGCGCGGAAGAAAAACGTATTCGTACAGTGCTTCTAACCCGCGTTTTTGCCTCCAAATCGTTGCCTAAGAACGATTCGGAAGCGTTTTCTGCGCCGCGTTTGATTCAGTTGATGAGCGATAACGCGGAACGCTTAACCGATTTCCGCCAACAGTACTTGGGCTCCACGATCGCTGCATTAATCACGCCAGCTTTGTTGGTTACCTATATTACGGCCGCGATCGATTGGCGTTTGGGCTTAGGGATGGCGATTAGTGTTCCCGTGGTTCCGTTGCTGATCGGCGGTTTCATGCGGTTGTTCCGGGGTATTTCGGCGCGGTCGCGTGCGGAACGCGCCCAGTTGACTACCCAGTATTTGGATGCGATTCGCAACCTCACCACGATTCGTTTGTTCGGCGCCGGCCCGCGTTTGGAAGGCCAGTTGCGCGCACAGGGCGAAAAGAATCGCCGCGCGATCATGCGTATTTTGGCGGGCAACCAGATTGTGATTATTGTGTTGGATGGCGTTTTTTCGCTAATGTTCGTCTGCTGGTCAGTTCTCCTTATTTCTTGGGGTATCGACGCCGGACGCCTCACCTTACCCGGCGCCCTCTCCGCACTTTTCTTGCTGGTTTTGTTGCTTGAACCGCTGAACCAGGTTGCGGGATTCTTCTACATTGGTATGGGCGGAATGGCCGCGCAACGTGCGATTTCACGTTACGTTGCGTCACACCCGCTTCCCGAAACACGCGTTGCGGCCAGCGGTGCGCAAGCTTCCGATTCACGCGCAATTCGTATAGAAAACGTTTCTTATGATTACGGGCGTGGCACCGTGGTTGCGGGAGTGTCATTGGGCGCCGACGACGGGGAGACGATCGCCTTGGTTGGCCCGTCTGGCGTAGGAAAATCAACCATATTGGGATTGTTGAAAGGTGCGCTTCCAGTGCAAGATGGCACCGTCGTCGTCGCCAATAACGATCTCTCCACACTCTCTCCGGCTGATGCGCGAAAACTGGCCGCCTCCGTTTCCCAAACAACGTGGCTGTTCCAGGGCACAATCGCGGATAATCTGCGGCTCGTGCGGCCGGACGCAACCGATACGGAACTCTGGGCCGCGCTGGAACGTGCCCATGTTGCAGACGACGTGCGGGGAATGCCACTCGAACTCAATACGGACGTGGGCGAACGCGGATCGCGACTCTCCGGCGGCCAGGCGCAACGAATCTCGCTGGCCCGCGCGTTTCTTTCCGGCCGCACGATCCTGTTCCTCGACGAACCGACGTCTCATGTGGATGTCGATTCGGAAGCACGAATTATCGACGCAATCGCGGGGATCGGAAAAGACCTCACCGTGGTGCTCGTCACCCACCGCGAAGCGCTCCTTTCGCTCGCAGATCGGGTGTACACAGTGAACAACGGAACCGTGAACGGTGCCGGGAATGGCGTGACGGAACATGAAGGAGAACGCGCATGA
- the ileS gene encoding isoleucine--tRNA ligase: MGATSSRYPLHRANDVVASPNFPSLEEDILAYWEKDETFQASIDQRDGREFVFYDGPPFANGLPHYGHLLTGYVKDLVARYQTQRGNRVERVFGWDTHGLPAELEAEKILGIEDKSEIEKLGIETFNDACRSSVMKYASEWKEYVTRQARWVNFDGGYKTLDPTFMESVIWSFKALYDKGLVYEGYRVLPYCWNDQTPLSNHELKMDDDVYQDRQDQTVTVGLRTETGELALIWTTTPWTLPSNLAIAVGPTIDYLVVEPTEGDFAGEHVIIGRDRLAAYAKELGEEPMILRELKGSELEGLRYEPIFDYYSREDDAPGANAWQVRCADYVTTEDGTGLVHIAPYGEDDMFVLSAAGINVIEPVDAGGKFFDIVSDYAGTQVFDANRPIINDLRDGTGPLARRPEAVRARLIQEKSYVHSYPHCWRCRKPLIYKPVTSWFVAVTQFRDRMVELNQQITWQPEHIKDGIFGHWLEGARDWSISRNRYWGTPIPVWKSDNPAYPRIDVYGSFEELERDFGRLPRGRDGEPNLHRPFIDDLTRPNPDDPTGQSTMRRVTDILDVWFDSGSMPYAQVHYPMENRDWFESHYPGDFIVEYIGQTRGWFYVMHALATALFDKPAFTSCISHGIVLGNDGRKASKSLRNYPDPMEMFNSYGSDAVRWMLMSSPVLRGGNLVVDEASIREAVRHVILPMWNTWYFYALYAGTVNNGEGYVSKGLTSEPTDVMDRYLLSRTAMLVNQVRECLDGLDIPAATQAIRGYLDLLTNWYVRTSRDRFWNEDTQAFDTLYTVLETLMRVAAPMLPLVSEEIWRGLTGGRSVHLTDYPEAGPIDTDLVAVMDEVRNVVSAAHSLRKAHKLRVRQPLRTLTVVTDLDLAPYTELIKSEVNVKGVQIQSASESGLEVSTDLAVLPRELDPSVRKFTSALFKAAKSGAWEEIDGGVRMLIEPPVELAPHQYELTTSVSADEGSVAMVLASGAFVVLDTVLDAELEAEGYARDVIRAVQDQRKADGLHVADRIRLTLTVPEEHVEAVQTHREMIMAETLAVESEVLTGDFTVMVEKVN, from the coding sequence ATGGGCGCTACGTCTAGCCGCTATCCGCTCCACCGCGCAAACGATGTGGTGGCATCACCGAATTTCCCAAGCCTCGAAGAAGACATTTTGGCTTACTGGGAAAAGGATGAAACATTCCAGGCCTCCATCGATCAGCGCGACGGCCGCGAATTTGTTTTCTACGATGGCCCGCCATTCGCTAATGGCCTCCCACATTACGGTCACCTCCTCACCGGCTACGTGAAGGATCTGGTGGCACGCTACCAAACCCAGCGCGGCAACCGCGTGGAGCGCGTGTTCGGATGGGATACGCATGGCCTGCCAGCAGAACTTGAAGCCGAAAAGATCCTGGGCATCGAAGATAAATCCGAGATTGAAAAGCTCGGCATCGAAACCTTCAACGATGCGTGCCGTTCCTCCGTGATGAAGTACGCCTCCGAATGGAAGGAATACGTTACCCGTCAGGCGCGTTGGGTGAATTTTGACGGCGGTTACAAGACCCTCGATCCAACCTTTATGGAATCCGTGATCTGGTCTTTCAAGGCGCTCTACGATAAGGGTCTCGTGTACGAAGGCTACCGCGTTCTCCCGTACTGCTGGAACGATCAGACCCCACTATCGAACCACGAACTGAAGATGGACGACGACGTCTACCAGGACCGCCAAGATCAAACGGTTACTGTGGGCTTGCGTACCGAAACCGGCGAACTGGCCCTCATCTGGACAACCACGCCATGGACTTTGCCATCGAACTTGGCCATCGCAGTCGGTCCAACGATCGATTACCTCGTGGTGGAACCAACTGAAGGTGACTTTGCCGGCGAACACGTGATCATTGGCCGTGATCGCCTGGCCGCCTATGCGAAGGAACTGGGCGAAGAACCAATGATCCTACGCGAACTCAAGGGCTCCGAACTGGAAGGCCTGCGCTACGAACCAATCTTCGATTACTACTCACGCGAAGATGACGCCCCAGGCGCCAACGCGTGGCAGGTTCGCTGTGCAGACTACGTGACCACCGAAGACGGCACCGGCCTGGTCCACATCGCCCCATACGGTGAAGACGATATGTTCGTACTCTCCGCAGCCGGGATCAACGTGATCGAACCTGTGGACGCTGGCGGTAAGTTCTTCGATATCGTCTCTGATTACGCAGGCACCCAGGTGTTCGATGCCAACCGCCCGATCATCAACGATCTGCGCGACGGCACCGGCCCGCTGGCCCGCCGCCCAGAAGCCGTACGCGCCCGCTTGATCCAAGAAAAGTCCTACGTCCACTCCTACCCACATTGCTGGCGCTGCCGCAAGCCGCTGATCTACAAGCCCGTGACGTCGTGGTTCGTGGCCGTCACCCAATTCCGCGATCGTATGGTGGAACTCAACCAGCAGATCACCTGGCAGCCAGAACACATCAAGGACGGCATCTTCGGCCACTGGCTGGAGGGCGCTCGCGATTGGTCGATTTCCCGCAACCGCTACTGGGGTACCCCGATCCCAGTGTGGAAGTCGGACAACCCAGCCTACCCACGCATTGACGTGTACGGTTCGTTTGAAGAATTGGAGCGCGATTTTGGCCGCCTTCCACGTGGCCGCGATGGCGAACCGAACCTGCACCGCCCATTCATTGACGATCTGACTAGGCCAAACCCAGATGATCCTACGGGGCAGTCCACGATGCGACGCGTTACGGACATTCTTGACGTCTGGTTCGATTCCGGTTCGATGCCATACGCGCAGGTTCACTACCCGATGGAGAACCGTGATTGGTTTGAAAGCCACTACCCGGGCGATTTCATTGTGGAATACATTGGGCAGACTCGCGGTTGGTTCTACGTGATGCATGCGCTTGCTACGGCGTTGTTTGATAAGCCGGCGTTCACGTCATGTATTTCTCACGGTATTGTGCTGGGTAACGATGGCCGTAAGGCATCGAAGTCTCTGCGTAACTACCCGGATCCGATGGAGATGTTCAATTCGTACGGTTCGGATGCTGTGCGCTGGATGCTCATGAGTTCGCCGGTGTTGCGTGGCGGCAACTTGGTTGTTGATGAGGCGAGTATCCGTGAAGCGGTGCGTCACGTTATTTTGCCGATGTGGAACACCTGGTATTTCTACGCGCTGTACGCCGGCACGGTGAACAACGGCGAAGGTTACGTTTCGAAGGGCCTTACCTCCGAACCTACTGACGTGATGGATCGTTACCTTCTGTCGCGTACTGCCATGTTGGTCAACCAGGTTCGCGAGTGCTTGGATGGCTTGGATATTCCGGCCGCTACCCAGGCGATTCGTGGATACCTTGATTTGCTCACGAACTGGTATGTTCGTACATCGCGTGATCGTTTCTGGAATGAGGATACGCAGGCGTTCGATACGTTGTACACCGTGTTGGAAACGTTGATGCGTGTTGCGGCTCCGATGCTTCCGTTGGTTTCGGAGGAGATTTGGCGCGGGCTTACGGGTGGGCGTTCGGTTCATTTGACCGATTACCCTGAAGCAGGCCCGATCGATACTGATTTGGTTGCGGTGATGGACGAAGTCCGTAACGTTGTGTCTGCTGCGCATTCGTTGCGTAAGGCTCACAAGCTTCGTGTTCGCCAGCCGTTGCGTACGCTCACCGTTGTGACGGATCTTGATTTGGCTCCATACACCGAGTTGATTAAGAGTGAAGTGAACGTGAAGGGCGTTCAGATTCAGTCTGCGTCCGAATCCGGTTTGGAAGTGTCTACCGATTTGGCCGTGTTGCCACGCGAGCTGGATCCGTCAGTTCGTAAGTTTACGTCTGCGTTGTTTAAGGCTGCGAAGTCTGGTGCGTGGGAAGAGATCGATGGTGGCGTGCGGATGCTTATTGAGCCTCCAGTGGAGTTGGCTCCGCATCAGTATGAATTAACGACGTCGGTGTCCGCGGACGAAGGCTCGGTTGCGATGGTGTTGGCTTCCGGTGCGTTCGTGGTGCTCGATACCGTGCTGGATGCGGAACTGGAAGCGGAAGGCTACGCGCGTGACGTGATTCGTGCGGTTCAGGATCAGCGTAAGGCTGACGGTCTGCACGTGGCTGATCGGATTCGTTTGACTCTGACCGTTCCGGAAGAACACGTTGAGGCTGTTCAGACTCATCGCGAGATGATCATGGCGGAAACACTTGCGGTAGAATCTGAAGTTCTCACAGGTGACTTCACAGTCATGGTAGAAAAGGTGAACTAA
- a CDS encoding bifunctional folylpolyglutamate synthase/dihydrofolate synthase, whose translation MNDALDSAPTPEEVDETSEALAALFASPLFAGPDPSIVSDVKSSEEIETAQWVEESEVHAQVAAIYAAIVARAPEHKIQPSLDRVRRALDLMGNPQESFRVIHITGTNGKTSTARMVEALLRERGLRTGRFTSPHLSNVRERMSIDGAAITATDFVQTWEDVAPFIEMVDNESTAAGGPRMSFFEVFTVMAYSAFAMAPVDVAVIEVGMGGRWDATNVIDADVAVIMPISHDHEKWLGHELADIAFEKLGIVKPGSTLVLAPQDPDVRAMAYEHAHRVHATVVENFDVLSHEAAVGGQLISVRTPAAVYDDVPLAMLGSYQAHNAAAALTAVEAFFGGAALNGDVVEHALMSTSSPGRLEVVKSSPLIIVDAAHNPAGAKVTREGLEEYFPGPRVAVFSAMADKDVEGILTELEPAFAGIVVTEMPGDRAMDIEDLQEIATDIFGEDRVRVETELLDAIAVAVDMAETVDPDAIAPASVTILGSIMLGGRARELLGAAAVDSGLN comes from the coding sequence ATGAATGATGCTCTGGATTCGGCTCCTACGCCGGAAGAAGTTGACGAAACAAGCGAAGCGTTGGCTGCGCTGTTTGCCTCGCCCTTGTTCGCGGGGCCGGATCCGAGCATCGTTTCGGATGTGAAGAGTTCGGAAGAAATCGAAACGGCTCAATGGGTGGAAGAATCTGAGGTTCATGCGCAGGTGGCCGCGATTTATGCGGCGATTGTGGCGCGTGCTCCAGAACATAAGATTCAGCCATCGTTGGATCGGGTGCGCCGCGCACTTGATTTGATGGGCAATCCGCAAGAATCCTTCCGGGTCATTCACATCACGGGCACGAATGGTAAAACGTCCACGGCGCGCATGGTTGAAGCCCTGTTACGTGAACGCGGCCTGCGTACTGGCCGTTTTACCTCACCTCACTTGAGTAACGTGCGCGAACGTATGTCGATTGATGGCGCTGCGATTACTGCTACTGATTTTGTGCAGACGTGGGAAGATGTGGCGCCGTTTATCGAGATGGTTGATAACGAATCAACTGCCGCTGGCGGCCCACGGATGTCTTTCTTTGAAGTGTTTACCGTGATGGCGTATTCGGCTTTTGCGATGGCTCCTGTGGATGTTGCCGTTATAGAAGTAGGAATGGGCGGCCGTTGGGATGCCACGAACGTGATTGACGCAGATGTTGCCGTGATCATGCCAATTTCGCACGATCATGAAAAGTGGCTGGGGCATGAACTGGCCGATATCGCGTTTGAAAAGCTCGGTATTGTGAAGCCAGGCTCCACGCTGGTGTTGGCGCCTCAAGATCCGGATGTGCGTGCGATGGCATACGAACACGCACATCGAGTCCACGCTACTGTGGTAGAAAACTTTGACGTGCTGAGCCACGAAGCCGCTGTTGGCGGCCAGCTCATTTCGGTACGTACTCCGGCTGCGGTGTATGATGACGTCCCGCTGGCCATGCTCGGTTCCTACCAAGCTCACAATGCGGCTGCTGCCCTGACTGCAGTTGAGGCGTTCTTCGGTGGGGCAGCACTGAATGGTGACGTGGTTGAACACGCCCTCATGTCCACATCCTCTCCAGGCCGTTTGGAAGTTGTCAAGTCCTCTCCGCTGATTATTGTGGACGCGGCCCACAACCCTGCCGGCGCGAAGGTTACTCGCGAAGGTTTGGAAGAATACTTCCCTGGCCCGCGTGTTGCCGTGTTCAGCGCGATGGCTGATAAGGACGTGGAAGGTATCCTCACAGAACTTGAACCTGCCTTTGCCGGAATCGTTGTGACGGAAATGCCTGGCGATCGTGCCATGGATATTGAGGATCTGCAAGAGATCGCCACCGATATTTTCGGTGAAGATCGCGTGCGGGTAGAAACTGAATTGTTGGATGCGATCGCGGTTGCGGTGGACATGGCTGAAACTGTGGATCCGGATGCGATTGCTCCAGCATCCGTGACTATTTTGGGTTCGATCATGTTGGGCGGGCGAGCGCGTGAACTTCTCGGTGCAGCCGCAGTGGATTCGGGGTTAAACTGA
- the ndk gene encoding nucleoside-diphosphate kinase: MTMKQQTLILVKPDGVRRHLTGQILARIEAKGYTIESMRMLTASEEQLAAHYHEHVDKPFYPGIVRYMTSGPIVAAVISGYRVIEGVRSLSGATDPTVAAPGTIRGDFGCDTGSDAIENLIHSSDSPESAEHEIHVWF, encoded by the coding sequence ATGACTATGAAACAACAGACTCTCATTTTGGTGAAGCCCGATGGTGTGCGCCGCCACCTCACTGGGCAGATCTTGGCTCGTATCGAGGCCAAGGGGTACACAATCGAATCTATGCGTATGCTTACCGCATCTGAAGAACAGTTGGCTGCCCACTACCACGAACACGTGGATAAGCCGTTCTATCCAGGAATCGTTAGATACATGACCTCCGGTCCGATCGTTGCCGCTGTGATCAGCGGATACCGCGTGATCGAAGGCGTGCGTTCGCTCAGCGGAGCAACCGATCCAACTGTGGCTGCACCAGGAACGATTCGTGGTGATTTCGGATGCGATACCGGATCTGACGCCATCGAAAATCTCATCCACTCATCTGATTCTCCCGAATCGGCCGAACACGAAATTCATGTGTGGTTCTAA
- the dhaL gene encoding dihydroxyacetone kinase subunit DhaL gives MWAYRAAHQITENREFLIGLDRAIGDADHGENLDRGFRAVVDYLDGNEESHADAILRGVGFTLISNVGGASGPLYGSAFIRMADVAADDLTPAVVASMLDRGVAAIQARGHAQAGEKTMVDVWLPVADAVNDAVDQGADMAVICDVLAETATAAAQATAPMIATKGRASYLGERTIGHVDPGAASSSLILQALLDCVE, from the coding sequence ATGTGGGCATACCGCGCAGCACACCAGATCACTGAGAATCGCGAATTCCTTATTGGTTTGGATCGCGCAATCGGAGATGCCGATCATGGCGAAAACCTGGATCGCGGATTCCGTGCGGTTGTGGACTACCTGGATGGGAACGAAGAATCGCATGCAGATGCGATTCTTCGTGGAGTCGGGTTTACGCTCATCTCTAATGTTGGTGGAGCTTCCGGGCCGTTGTACGGTTCGGCGTTCATCAGAATGGCAGATGTGGCAGCGGACGATCTGACTCCTGCCGTTGTGGCATCAATGCTTGATCGTGGCGTGGCCGCGATTCAGGCTCGCGGCCACGCCCAGGCAGGGGAGAAGACCATGGTTGATGTGTGGCTTCCGGTGGCAGACGCCGTGAATGACGCTGTTGATCAGGGGGCCGATATGGCCGTGATCTGCGATGTTCTAGCAGAAACGGCCACGGCCGCTGCACAGGCAACCGCGCCAATGATCGCCACTAAGGGCCGTGCGTCCTATCTTGGGGAGCGCACGATCGGCCATGTAGATCCAGGCGCCGCCTCATCTAGCCTTATCCTTCAGGCGTTGCTTGACTGTGTAGAGTAA
- the smc gene encoding chromosome segregation protein SMC has product MHLKTLTLRGFKSFASQTTLHFEPGINCVVGPNGSGKSNVVDALAWVMGEQGAKNLRGGNMADVIFAGTASRQALGRAEVSLTIDNSDGQLPIDYSEVTITRTLFRAGGSEYAINGNTCRLLDIQELLSDTGMGRQMHVIIGQGRLDHVLTATPEERRTFIEEAAGVLKHRRRKEKALSKLESMQANLTRIDDLAAELRRQLGPLARQAATARRAQAIQQTVFDAKARLLADDLAQLNARLATQTANDSTIDSQREAAATAVTQARADVERCERDLAVLTPKLANLNDTWQEATALAERYSSLCALAEERYRSLIHAATPQHRGESPDSLRERARTARAEEEQLRAAVQQAHDALSAAITAREDAESTQRTCDHELAVHNRAVADRRETIARIGGKIATVTSKIEVLESERIRTTQAVTAAKERATSTENQINALEREAGGAPDDSLETRSEAAAHALATAKAELDKARAELTAAQANTITWRTKAETLQLSLAPEDATAWVIETQPGIRGLVRDSIRIEPGWEAGIETAMAGIADGAIIDDIDLAIDAIRNARERGAGHVEFLVGTADGEGNENTTAIIEAAGVEASEARSAQGLILGENQVAQALRALLHDTIIVRDLGVARRVLRAGAQRVATVNGDLFTPTSARGGEAEHSALLAKQALYDDATRQAATAEENETRAQEHVARAIAAQETAQTAYDHVAAQLTARDSRVAAITAQLGVLRQSAAAARADEARANERLDRISDDHTALRAQQKLLQAEYDLYAEQPDDADTNLRVFNQRRDLAHQATIVARSAETEARLTLRTHEERLRAIAGRADALDNTATNIEHRIAQEQRAAQRRKEAAQIAHNVHEIAERAAEASRRVVTELTDERAECGRAHAQREADIVAARKTLEKALADQRYLDDRRHQHELLLAEITLTYKQLADSALSETGMEAATLIEEYGPHRMVPDTDGDEPTSRPYVRAEQEKRLARSERDLARLGKINPLALEEHAALEERQRYLSEQLADLRQSRSDLLTIVKDIDARVHEVMTSAFADVAEQFTVIFARLFPGGEGKLVLTDPESILTTGIDIEARPPGKRVKRLSLLSGGERSLTAVAFLIAIFMARPSPFYVMDEVEAALDDVNLQRLLGIFSDLKHTSQLLVITHHKRTMEIADALYGVAMRESGVTSVISQRIDDVQPT; this is encoded by the coding sequence GTGCACCTCAAAACCCTCACACTTCGTGGTTTCAAATCGTTTGCATCACAGACCACGCTCCACTTCGAACCAGGAATCAACTGCGTTGTGGGCCCGAACGGATCGGGCAAATCTAACGTGGTTGATGCCCTGGCGTGGGTGATGGGTGAACAAGGAGCAAAGAACCTGCGCGGTGGGAACATGGCAGATGTGATCTTCGCAGGAACCGCCTCCCGCCAAGCATTGGGCCGTGCCGAAGTATCGTTGACCATCGATAATTCAGACGGCCAACTTCCTATTGATTATTCCGAAGTGACGATCACCCGTACTCTCTTCCGCGCGGGCGGATCTGAGTATGCGATCAACGGAAACACCTGCCGGTTACTCGATATCCAAGAGTTGCTATCTGACACGGGTATGGGACGGCAGATGCACGTCATTATCGGGCAAGGCCGGCTCGATCATGTACTCACTGCGACTCCAGAAGAACGCCGTACCTTTATTGAAGAGGCTGCCGGGGTGCTCAAGCACCGTCGTCGTAAAGAAAAAGCACTCTCCAAACTGGAGTCAATGCAAGCAAACTTGACTAGAATCGACGATCTCGCGGCGGAACTGCGACGGCAATTGGGGCCGCTCGCGCGCCAAGCCGCCACAGCACGCCGGGCGCAAGCTATCCAACAAACTGTATTTGATGCAAAAGCCCGCCTTCTTGCTGACGATCTGGCACAACTCAACGCGCGGCTCGCAACGCAAACTGCGAACGATTCCACGATCGATTCGCAACGCGAAGCCGCCGCAACTGCCGTTACCCAGGCGCGGGCGGACGTTGAACGATGCGAACGTGACCTGGCCGTACTCACTCCGAAACTCGCGAATCTGAACGATACGTGGCAAGAAGCAACGGCGCTTGCTGAACGTTACTCATCGCTCTGCGCACTGGCGGAAGAACGCTACCGTTCGCTCATCCACGCCGCTACACCACAGCACCGTGGCGAATCACCGGATTCCTTGCGGGAACGGGCACGAACCGCGCGGGCTGAGGAAGAACAACTCCGTGCAGCGGTTCAGCAGGCACACGATGCTCTTTCTGCCGCAATCACCGCACGTGAAGACGCCGAAAGTACCCAACGCACGTGCGATCACGAACTTGCCGTCCACAATCGAGCCGTGGCAGACCGGCGCGAAACAATCGCCAGAATCGGCGGAAAAATCGCTACCGTCACCTCGAAAATCGAGGTGCTCGAATCAGAACGGATCCGCACTACCCAGGCTGTCACGGCCGCAAAGGAACGTGCCACCAGCACAGAAAATCAGATAAACGCGCTCGAACGCGAAGCTGGGGGAGCACCAGACGATTCGCTCGAAACCCGAAGTGAAGCCGCAGCCCACGCGCTCGCCACAGCGAAGGCTGAACTCGATAAGGCGCGCGCGGAACTCACGGCCGCTCAAGCGAACACCATAACCTGGCGAACCAAAGCAGAAACACTGCAGCTTTCACTCGCGCCAGAAGATGCCACCGCCTGGGTAATCGAAACCCAACCAGGGATTCGGGGGCTCGTACGTGATTCCATTAGAATCGAACCCGGATGGGAAGCAGGAATCGAAACCGCTATGGCGGGAATTGCAGACGGCGCAATTATCGACGATATCGACCTGGCGATCGATGCCATCCGAAACGCGCGTGAACGTGGCGCCGGGCATGTGGAGTTCCTTGTAGGAACCGCAGACGGTGAGGGGAACGAAAACACTACAGCGATTATTGAAGCCGCTGGGGTAGAGGCCAGCGAAGCGCGATCAGCACAGGGGCTTATCCTGGGTGAAAACCAGGTGGCGCAGGCGCTACGTGCGTTGCTACATGACACGATTATTGTGCGCGATTTGGGCGTGGCTCGACGTGTTCTGCGGGCTGGAGCACAGCGCGTCGCAACCGTGAACGGCGATCTCTTCACCCCAACCAGTGCACGCGGCGGCGAAGCAGAGCACAGTGCACTGCTAGCCAAACAAGCCCTCTATGACGACGCCACCCGGCAAGCAGCCACCGCCGAAGAAAATGAAACCCGCGCCCAGGAACACGTTGCCCGTGCGATTGCAGCTCAAGAAACCGCGCAAACCGCCTACGATCACGTAGCCGCCCAACTCACCGCACGCGATTCGCGAGTTGCGGCCATCACGGCGCAACTCGGCGTGCTTCGCCAGAGCGCGGCTGCCGCGCGTGCTGACGAAGCACGAGCCAATGAACGGCTTGACCGCATCAGCGATGACCACACCGCGCTACGCGCCCAACAGAAACTGCTCCAAGCAGAATATGATCTGTACGCTGAACAGCCAGATGATGCGGATACAAACCTTCGCGTATTCAACCAGCGGCGCGACTTAGCACACCAAGCCACCATCGTCGCCCGCAGTGCCGAAACCGAAGCACGCCTAACTCTTCGCACCCATGAAGAACGGCTCCGGGCGATCGCCGGCCGTGCAGATGCCCTTGACAACACAGCCACCAACATCGAACACCGAATCGCCCAAGAACAACGCGCCGCCCAACGCCGCAAAGAAGCCGCGCAGATCGCCCACAACGTGCACGAAATCGCAGAGCGCGCGGCGGAGGCGAGTAGGCGCGTCGTTACTGAACTTACCGACGAACGTGCCGAATGTGGGCGCGCCCACGCCCAACGTGAAGCCGATATTGTGGCCGCGCGGAAAACGCTAGAAAAGGCGCTCGCAGATCAACGGTACCTTGACGATCGCCGCCACCAACACGAACTACTGCTTGCAGAAATCACCCTCACCTACAAACAACTGGCAGATTCGGCGCTGTCTGAAACCGGCATGGAAGCAGCCACACTCATTGAGGAATACGGGCCACACCGCATGGTTCCCGACACGGACGGTGACGAACCAACAAGCCGGCCGTACGTGCGCGCTGAACAAGAAAAACGGCTGGCGCGATCCGAACGCGATTTGGCACGCCTTGGAAAAATCAACCCGCTTGCGCTTGAAGAACACGCCGCGCTAGAAGAACGCCAACGCTACCTCTCCGAACAACTCGCTGACCTGCGCCAATCCCGCTCCGATTTGCTGACGATCGTGAAAGATATTGACGCGCGAGTACACGAGGTAATGACGTCCGCGTTCGCAGACGTGGCCGAACAATTCACCGTGATTTTCGCACGGCTCTTCCCAGGCGGCGAAGGAAAACTCGTGCTCACCGATCCTGAATCGATCCTCACCACCGGAATTGACATCGAAGCCCGCCCGCCAGGAAAACGCGTGAAACGGCTGTCCCTGTTGTCCGGCGGCGAACGCTCCCTCACCGCGGTGGCGTTCCTGATCGCGATTTTCATGGCGCGCCCATCGCCGTTCTACGTCATGGACGAAGTGGAAGCCGCACTGGACGACGTGAATTTGCAACGTCTACTCGGCATCTTCTCCGACCTGAAGCACACATCACAGTTGCTCGTGATCACGCACCACAAACGCACCATGGAAATCGCCGACGCACTTTACGGCGTGGCCATGCGCGAAAGTGGCGTCACCTCAGTTATTTCCCAGCGGATCGACGACGTTCAGCCAACCTAA